From Aptenodytes patagonicus chromosome 1, bAptPat1.pri.cur, whole genome shotgun sequence, one genomic window encodes:
- the LOC143155675 gene encoding hyaluronidase-1-like, which yields MDVWIKWSAVMVLLSMADAQPLKPARAPLVLHKPFMVVWNAPTQQCRLQYKVDLDLSVFDIASNTNETLSGSNVTIFYHTHLGYYPYYSDNGDPVNGGVPQNESLIKHLNKAKSDIDYCIPMKKFQGLAVIDWENWRPQWDRNWGNKSIYRNKSLDMVRRRHPQWAEDKIRKVAKEEFENAGKSFMNNTILLAEHMRPNGLWGYYLYPDCYNYDYKEHPQTYTGKCPAIESSRNDLLLWLWKESTALYPSIYLDYILKSSPNALKFVHYRVKEAIRIASIARKDYVLPVFVYSRPFYAYTFHVLTETDLVNTIGESAALGAAGVVLWGSMKYASSKESCSTVKRYIDGPLGHYVINVTSAAKLCSKVLCKKNGRCIRKNSDSSAYLHLSPTNFKIRARPSERGPRFQVTGKPSLESIEAMRQRFMCQCYQGWTGIFCELPDQRLMERWADVVFSRSRKQKFFVFLLGAMQLLLLYTGH from the exons ATGGATGTTTGGATCAAATGGTCAGCAGTGATGGTGCTGCTTTCTATGGCTGATGCTCAGCCGCTAAAGCCGGCACGGGCCCCTCTGGTTCTGCACAAGCCTTTCATGGTTGTTTGGAATGCGCCGACccagcagtgcaggctgcagTACAAGGTGGACCTGGATCTCAGTGTTTTTGACATTGCATCCAACACCAATGAGACTTTGAGTGGATCCAATGTGACAATCTTCTATCACACTCATTTGGGATACTATCCCTACTACTCAGATAACGGAGATCCTGTCAACGGAGGGGTGCCCCAGAACGAAAGTCTTATCAAACACCTTAATAAAGCAAAGTCTGACATTGACTATTGCATACCCATGAAGAAATTTCAGGGACTTGCAGTCATTGACTGGGAAAACTGGAGACCGCAGTGGGATAGGAACTGGGGCAACAAAAGCATTTATAGAAATAAATCTCTTGACATGGTTAGGAGACGGCATCCTCAGTGGGCAGAGGACAAAATTAGGAAAGTGGCtaaagaggaatttgaaaatGCTGGCAAGAGCTTTATGAACAACACTATCCTTCTGGCTGAGCATATGAGGCCAAATGGTTTGTGGGGTTACTATCTTTACCCAGACTGCTACAATTATGATTACAAAGAACACCCCCAAACATACACGGGGAAATGCCCAGCCATTGAGTCTTCCCGCAATGACCTCCTGCTTTGGCTGTGGAAGGAAAGCACTGCTCTCTACCCTTCTATATACCTGGATTATATACTGAAGTCAAGTCCAAATGCACTAAAGTTTGTTCACTATCGGGTTAAGGAGGCAATACGTATTGCCTCAATTGCTAGGAAAGACTACGTTTTGCCTGTTTTTGTTTACTCCAGACCATTTTATGCCTATACTTTTCATGTTTTGACAGAG ACGGATCTTGTCAATACCATTGGTGAAAGTGCAGCCTTGGGAGCAGCTGGAGTTGTTCTCTGGGGCAGTATGAAATACGCCAGTTCAAAG GAGAGCTGTTCAACTGTGAAACGGTACATTGATGGACCCTTAGGACATTACGTCATTAATGTGACCTCAGCAGCCAAACTCTGTAGCAAAGTCCTGTGTAAGAAGAATGGAAGATGTATTCGCAAAAACAGCGACTCTTCTGCTTACCTCCATTTATCACCCACTAATTTTAAGATCCGAGCCCGTCCCTCAGAGAGGGGGCCCAGGTTCCAGGTGACCGGTAAACCCAGCCTGGAGAGTATTGAAGCCATGAGGCAGAGATTCATGTGCCAGTGTTACCAGGGCTGGACGGGAATATTTTGTGAATTGCCTGACCAAAGGCTAATGGAGCGCTGGGCTGACGTTGTGTTCAGTAgatcaagaaaacaaaagttttttgTCTTCCTCTTGGGAGCCATGCAGCTTCTTCTGCTTTATACTGGACACTAA